GAATTATGTTTAGATATAGCATTAAATCATATGAGTAATGAGAGCGAATGGTTTAAAAAAGCATTAAAAGGTGAAAAAGAAAAATCATTTTTTAGATATGAAAATAATGATTTTACATATTGGAGAGACCATAAATCTTTAGTAGAACTTAATTTAGAAAATAAGGAATTACAAAAAATATTATGGCAAGATGATAATTCTGTAATGAAAAAATGGACAAAGTTAGGAGTTGATCATTGGAGATTAGATTGTGCATATGATTTAGGATTTGAAATTTTGGAAGATATTGTAAAAAATATTAAATCATTAGGTGAAAATCATGAAATTATTGGAGAGGTATGGGCTTATCCTAAAGAATGGATAGAAGTAATGGACGGTATTATGAATTATTATTATACTATAATTATTATCAATCTTTTAAAAAATGAATTAAAAGGTAAAATTGCATCAGAAATACTTAAAAAAACAATATATGATAGTGGAATGAAAATATTAAAATCATGGAATATGTTATCCTCTCATGATTCTGCAAGAATAAGAAATATTTTTGGTGATAAGTGGAAATTAGCTGTAGTAATGCAATTTACATTGCCAGGAAGTCCATTAATATATTATGGTGAAGAAATAGGTATGGAAGGTGATCATGACCCATTTTGTAGAGGAGTTATGGAATGGGATAAGATAGATGAAAACAATGAAACACTTAAATTTTATATGAATTTAATAGATTTATTTAATAATTCAATTGCTTTGAAAAAAGGAAAATATTATGAAGTAATATCAAATGATGAAGATATATTGGCTTATTATAGGAAATATAATAGTATTAGAGATGGTAAATTAGTAATTATTAATCCAACAAATGAAGAAAAAGAAATACAGTTATATTTTGAAGAATCATTATTACTTGATGCTATGCATTTATTTGATCACTTTAGCGATAATGAATTATATATAGAAATGGGAAGTGTAAAAGGTAAAATACCGCCAAATTCATTTGGTATATTTCACATGAAAGAAAAAGAATATAGAACGTATTCAGCATATAAAAGGTTATAAATTATTGTAAAGCATATGATATAATTTAGTTTGTATTACAATAATTTAAAGAGGGGGAATTATTATGGAATTATTAAATCCAAAAAGTGCACCAAAAGCAGTTGGCCCATATTCAACTGCAGTAAAAAGTAATGGGTTTATATTTATTTCTGGACAATTACCAGTTATTCCAGAAACCGGAGAGTTTATAAAAGGGGATATAAAAAAAGCTACAGAGGTTATTTTAACAAATATAAAAAATATACTTGAAGAATCAGGTAGTAGTTTAAATAAGGTTGTTAAGGTAAATGCATATTTAACAGATTTATCAAAATTTTCTGAATTTAATGAAGTATATGGAAAAATATTTGGAGATCATAAACCGGCAAGAGCAGCAATTCAAGTTGCAGCTTTGCCAAAAGATTCTGATATAGAAATAGAAGCTATAGCTGAAGCATAAAAAGATAGCTCCAAGTTGGAGCTATCTTTTTATCCTGTTTTCTGCAGCTATTATACCTTTTTCTGTAGTTTCTATTAATTTTTTGATATCCAAATTTGGATTTGATGCTAATTGTTTATACATATATCCAATGGCTTGCATATCTAATTTAGCATAAA
This genomic interval from Marinitoga litoralis contains the following:
- a CDS encoding RidA family protein, encoding MELLNPKSAPKAVGPYSTAVKSNGFIFISGQLPVIPETGEFIKGDIKKATEVILTNIKNILEESGSSLNKVVKVNAYLTDLSKFSEFNEVYGKIFGDHKPARAAIQVAALPKDSDIEIEAIAEA
- a CDS encoding alpha-amylase family glycosyl hydrolase, which gives rise to MEAKIGYQIFPDRFFSYYNRGDTPWNKPIVKDFHAGKRLYGGDLRGIEEKIEYLKKLNIDFIYLTPIFKANSNHRYDATDYFEIDPVLGDDSDLKSLINKLHENNIELCLDIALNHMSNESEWFKKALKGEKEKSFFRYENNDFTYWRDHKSLVELNLENKELQKILWQDDNSVMKKWTKLGVDHWRLDCAYDLGFEILEDIVKNIKSLGENHEIIGEVWAYPKEWIEVMDGIMNYYYTIIIINLLKNELKGKIASEILKKTIYDSGMKILKSWNMLSSHDSARIRNIFGDKWKLAVVMQFTLPGSPLIYYGEEIGMEGDHDPFCRGVMEWDKIDENNETLKFYMNLIDLFNNSIALKKGKYYEVISNDEDILAYYRKYNSIRDGKLVIINPTNEEKEIQLYFEESLLLDAMHLFDHFSDNELYIEMGSVKGKIPPNSFGIFHMKEKEYRTYSAYKRL